The Portunus trituberculatus isolate SZX2019 chromosome 27, ASM1759143v1, whole genome shotgun sequence DNA window gtgaggaagaagaaagccttgtgcagcgagactcCTGAACTGGTTCTGATCTACCCATTTCTGATCTGGAGTTTAGGGGGTGTTGTGAACTAAACATCAAAACTAGTTGTGAATTCGCTGAaggtttccctttgtgtttcacATCTCAAGGGGCAGTTACAGCCTGCcctcttcttcacacaaaactatatatacttactacacacacacccttctcttaattaagattaaaaaaaaaaaaaaaggcatcttGAAAACCAGCCTTGAAACCCCATCATGGGTAGAGGACCATGAATGTCCACAGGTCGGAGTTAAGTTCTGAAATATTCACGGTCTATGATGTACTTTGCAATCTGTAGAATACCATTTCTCATTTACTGCTAaaactcttattcttttcctcaccgaaacacaggtgTCTGAAACAAATGACACTAGCCgcttttctgttcccttctactccctctatcctcatttttgttctaaagctggatgtcGCACCTATGTGCGCAAAAACTTGACTTATCTCATGCCCAAGCTCTTGAATCTGGCTTTAACTCAAAAGTCACTCTTTATCTCTAACTACATTTATCTGTGGTCTTTATCTCTAacttaactcctctgactataagaaATTCTTTGAATATCTAACTTCTAAAGTGAAACAcaatctgtctctctatctgctCGTAGAGATTTTCATTCATGGAGATTTCAATTTTTACCACCAGATTTGACTTTCTTCCGTTTTggttgaccatcctggtgaactagccttcagtTTTGCCATCCTTCATGACTTAGACACCTTACGCGTATTCCTGcattcttgactttttccttatctctaatccttctgcttatgttgttaccctatcttctctgttgggctgcTCTGATCACAATCTAATATCTGTACCTGTTTTTGCattccctcctcaggatcctaCCAAAGTGGAGATGCTTTTTGATGATGttttgtctctgccagtttgggGGATCTAAGGaggtactattttttttttctatgcaagaagggatggtggccaagggcaacaaaaactgaaaaagaggcccactggattgccagtttccttaaagatcaaaagagctatccaaaagacagggacaaatgtcttgaaacctccctcttaaaagaagtaaagttgtaggaagatggatatACAGAAGTGGgcaagatatgaatgattgagagtactggttaactcttgtattagagagttggacagaatagggggtgagaggaagaacaaagtcttgtgcagcgaggccgaaggaggaagggagtcaTGTAGttagaaagatcaaaagagcagttagcaggaaaatagcaataaaagatagcaagagatgcaacatttcgatggtaagaaagaggctgaagacagtcagaggaggggagttaatgagacgaaaacATTTGATTCTACCCTATATGACAAAACTGTGCAAGTGGAACCCCCAAAACAActgaagaatactccatacaaggatggataaggcccttctaCAGAGCTAGCagtttgagggagagaaaaactggtggagatgccTCATAAAgccaacttcatagaaactgtttaaGCAAGAGATAaggtgtgaagtttccagtttagattatgagtagaGAACAGACCGAGGCTATTCAGTGTAGAAAATGggaacagctgagtgtcattgaagaagagtggatagttgtctggaagattgtgtcaagttgatagttggaagaattgagtttatGAGACATTGAACACCACTACTacgtttctctgccccaataagAAATCCaccacctctgttatgtgtttaGCGCACAGAGACGGGTCTCTGATGCGAAAACAGTAaacattccagggaaaatcagcataatacctcctcaggtccccccaaatggcagaggcaaaacgcttAAGGCATCTCCACTTTGGGGATgatgaggagggattggagaaataggacaagatacaaacATGAGGTTGTGATAGGAGGAGCCCagtggagaagatagggtaacagcataagcagaaaaatcagagataaggaaaagatcaacaaTATTGgccgtatctccaagacggtcaggaatacctGTAGGGTGTTGTACCAGTTGCTCTAGCTCATGAAAGatggcaaagttgaaggctagttcactagGATGAacagtgaagagagaagaaagccaaagctggtggtgaacagtgaaatctccaaggatgagatctctgcgaaaggatagagggagagaatgtgctgcactttggaaattaaatagtcaaagaatttactagaGTCAGAAGAATTgtaagagagatagacagcacagataaatttagttatagAGCGATTATTGAAAAGTGAAAAACTCGGAATATTCAAGAGCGTGGCCACGAGAGTATGTTATGTCATTGTGCACTTAGACGcagcatccagctttggaatgaaaatcaggatagagaaagtaggagggaacagaaaagaggcTACTGTCATTTGCCTCAGACaggtgtgtttcggtgaggaaaagaaaatgaggcgtgccagactgggaaagatagtagtcaggataggcagagatggcaggttgcgaggggaaggaaagcggaggcagttaggaggataggactaaacctgttgagtgtgaaaataggttcggtttgttggaggggaggggagagtgagagtggagtgaatgaagtggttgtggtgagtgaaaggagaaagaagggggtagaggagaggaggaggatggttgtgcctagcacacctcaggtgtgtgtggtgggtgactctcaggttaggtatttagatagcactttctgtgggaaagacagggataggaggacgaacgtgtgtatgcctggtgcaggtgtgaaggcagtgagtgaggaggtgcagaagagggttggggggatggagagggagggtgtagtagttttgcacgtaggtgggaacgatgtcagagcaggtgggtcggaggagttagtggcaagatttcgggaaatgttaggcaagataagggagagtggtaggaggtgtgtagtgtcaggaatcttgcctcgtgtgtatgttagcaggaatggttgtctagagccattggtgtgaatgatcgggtaaaagggatgtgtaaggatgtgggtgtcagctttgtggatgtatgggataggttctatgggcgaagggatttgtatgctagggatggtgtgcatctgagtaggaagggtgtggatgtgctgagtggatgtctggaggggagttgggatggagtgtagggggtgaggtagcaaatgcattccagaagaaagatgctagacataaattagataggataaacagagatagtgaaaagattaggaaagatttccaggtgcaaataggagagaataagattaggattccaaataaggagacagcatctaggaaggtagcaggacttaaatgtttttatgtaaatgccaggagtcttaggaacaagaaggacgagttatctagttatatagttgaggaggacttagatgttgtatgtgtcacagaggcatgggtaaatgaggaaaagtttaggaaaataggaaagaatatgaagtagatggatacattatgtatttacaccagagaattggtaggataggcggaggagtagttatttatgtaaaaaatccttcatttccagtcaggttaatggtattaaggtagataacagagtagagtccttatggctggatgttagagtaaacaaaagtaaggttattagagtaggagcttttataggccacctaaccagtcagcagatgtagacaaccttatggtagatgagataaataggggtgtactagtcagacaattatcttagggattttaatcttaagtcagtaaactgggagaggatggtaggagatgctagtgaaaataagtttatggaaagttttcaggataactatttagtgcagatggtagataaacctactaggggaggaaggttttagacatagtactaacaaatattgagcattgtttaaaggaagttgaggtaggagagactttagcaaacagtgaccatcatataattagatttatcattaattccagtagggataatatagtgaataagactagagtcccaaactatcagaaaggcaattatggtaggttacgtcagttattaggagaggtaaactgggaagatagttttggaaataaaactgcacaggagatgtgggatatttttaaggttgtagtaaagggtatagtgatgcagtgtatcccttacaaagatataaggcagagaaacaggaagccattatggtggactcatgagataggtagccagatcagagagaagaagagggcatatagagagttgcagaaaagtgggaagatgtagatttgattaggtacagacaggtcagagatgatttgagtaaggttataaaaaaagtaaaaggcaggcagagataaaactagctagagctgggagtaaagatcccaaaaattatatagttattacaaggtcagtgataaaagaaataaggataggattggaccactcagaaaagatggtgtagtagtggatcaaaatgaagacatagtagaattattgaatgaacaattttcttcagtatttactaggaaagaataggaaatcctgttacaaacagtgcgagtagtttaagagctttagaaaatattgatataaaaccgggaattattaggaaatttattcttgaactagacgataggaaagctagtggtcctgatgagctacatgccagagtacttagggagggtgtagacagtatttctgaagcacttaagttaatctttgaaagatcacttaggtttgctgagatacctcaggactggaagttagctaatgttactccaatatttaaaaaggtaggaaggatgatgcgaataattatagaccgatcagtttaactagtatagtatgtaagatactagagaaaatcattaagggtagtatttgggagcatttaaatgagaatagattaattagagatacccaacatggctttagatcagggaggtcctgtcttacaaatttgctcgatatcttagaatatattaccaaggagttagatgatggaaatagcatagatgttatatatctagattttagcaaggcgtttgataaggtaccgcataggaggctagtgtacaaattgagactacatgggataggggtaggttagttgattggattagtgaatggctttctgataggaaacagagagtagtattaaatggggcaatgtctgagtggaaggaagtggttagtgggtaccccaaggatcagtgctaggacctcttcttttcttggtgtacattaacgatttagatataggaattagtagcaaagtatcaaagtttgcagatgatactaagatagcatgtgcagtacagggtgaaaaggacaattacagaatacaacgagacctggacaggctgatagcatgggcagacaggtggcagatggagtttaattctgataagtgtcaggttatgcatttaggtaaagacaacacaaactttaactatgagatggagggatgttggctagaggcagtagaggaaggaaaggatttaggagtagtgatagacaggactatgaaattttcaaagcaatgtttagaagcaagaaatagggcaaataggatcctgggttttataaatagaaatgttagttataaaagtaaggaagtggtgcgtagcttatataattcctatgttaggccccatttagagtattgcatacaggcctggtcaccccactataggcaggatatcaacatgttagaagcagttcagagaagagcaactaggatgataccagcattaaagcgcctggagtatagagatagattaaaggaattaaacatgttttcatttgagaggagatgtataagagggatatgatagagttatttaaaatgttctcagatacaaactacatagatgtgagatctttctttaccttagaggagggaaataggactagaaatcatggcaggaagattagaaagcaaggctgcaggttagatataagaaaatatttctttagtcatagagtggtagacttctggaatgcattgccagagacggttgtaaatagcactagtttgacaatgtttaaaaacagattagataagcacttaaattcattagatttataattatgtatagcactgcatgatagtttttataagaaatttactatagttaaataagacatgatccccatgtatggggaccacaaattgtagaggatttcgctgcaggacttagccctgttaatgggccaaatatttagaattagtatataatgtattgtgtacttgtaagtgtatcttaagtactgatgacgaggtcgcagtgcgactgatacaggataacctagatgggccctggtggccctttgttatcctattatttatgttatgttatgttatgttatgttatttatttctttttatataggggagagggccagccaagggcaaaaaaaaaaaaaaaaaagaaaaaaggcccacttgagtgctggctctctaaaaagtgggaaagcgtcagccaaaattggggagcaaatgcctcgatacctccctcttaaaagaggacaagttgtaggaaatcgaaaatacagatgcagggagggagttccagagtttaccagtgaaagggataaatgattgagagtactggttaactcttgcgtaagagagttggacagaataggggtgagaggaagaagaaaaacttgtgcagcaaggctgcaggaggaggggaggcatgcagttagcaagatcagtagagcagttagcatgaaaatagcgataaaagatagaaagaggctgaagacagttagtcagaggagaggagttgatgagacgaaaagctttagattccaccctgtctagtaaaactgtgtgactggaacctccccaaacatgtgaagagtactctatacaagggcggataaggcccttatacagagtaagcagttggagggacgagaaaaactggcggagacgcctcagaacacttaacttcatagaagctgttttagcaagagatgagatgtgaagtatccagttaagattatgagcaaaggacagatcgaggatattcgttgtagaagagggagacagttgagtgtcatggaagaagaggggatagttgtctggaaggttgtgtcgagtttatagatggagaaattgagttttttgaggcattgaaaactactagattttctctgccccaatcagaaatcttagaaagatcggaagtcaggcgttctgaggcgtccctgtctgatctgttgacttcctgaagggttggtcgtctctgaaaggatgtgaaaagatgtaaggtggtatcatcagcataggagtggatagggcatgaagtttggttaagaagatcattaatgaataagagaaagataatgggtagcaggacagaaccctgaggaactccactattaatagatttaggagaggaacagtggccgtctaccacagcagcaatagaacggtcagaaaggaaatttgagataaagttgcagagagaaggatagaagccgtaggagggcagttttgaaatcaaagatttatgccagactctatcaaaagcttttgatatgtctaacgctacagaaaaagtttcaccgaaatctctaaaagaggatgaccaagactcagtaaggaaagccagaagatcaccagtagagcgaccttgacggaagccatactggcgatcagacagaagattgtgaagtgacagatgtttgagaatcttcctattcaggatagattcaaaaactttagacaagcaagagattaaagctataggacggtagtttgagggattagaacggttaccctttttaggaacaggctgaatgtaggcaaacttccagcaggaaggaaaggtagaagtagatagacaaagctaaaagagtttggccaggcaaggtgcaaacacggaagcacagtttttgagaacaataggaggtaccctatcAGGactataagccttccgagggtttaggccagcgagggcatggaaaatatcattatgaagaattttaattgaaatagtcagagggaggaggagaggaagggacaagcccataatcatccaaggtggagttgtgagcaaaggtttgagagaagagttcagctttagagacagaagagattgcagtggtgccatcaggatgaaataaaggagggaacgaagaagaagtgaagttatttgagatgtttttggctagatgccagaagtcttcagggggagtttgagtttgaaagattttgacatttctatttatgaaggagtgtttggcaagttgaagaacagacgtggcatgattccgggcagagatataaagtgcgtgagattcaggagatggaagactcaagtaccttttgtgggcaacctctctatcacgagaacaggctgagttaaaacaaggtttagaaggtttaggttgacataaagaatgaggaatgtacgcctccatgccagacactatcacctctgttatgcgttcagcacaaaaagatgggtctctgacacggaagcagtaatcattccagggaaaatcagcataatacctcctcaggtccccccaattGGCAggggcaaaacgccagaggcacctttgcTTTGgaggatcctgtggagggattggggaaataggacaagatacagaaatgagattgttatcggaggagcccaaccgAGATGAAatggtgacagcataagcaaaaagattagaggtgaggaagagatcaaggaTGTTGGGCGTGTccccaagacggtcaggaatacaggtagggtgttgcaccagttgctctaggtcatggggGATAGTTGGTGTTCTAGAGACTAGAAATTAGATcgaagaccgcgaatgttgcagaaattaatgaagaaaaagttgagagatatcaagacattttgggtcgctacTGGAAGAGCAGTCCGAGCTGGGGACATTTCTAGTCTCCTCCCCAGAAGGAGGTTGGATTACTAGTCGCCATCTATTAATTTTGTGTGGAGGAAgtgtgtagttttgtgtgaaggaggagaggtgtcTTTAgtgggcaggctgtgactgcctccTAGAGTtgtgacaaaaagagaaaagtttagcaagaccacaactagctttaatgaaaGATTCACCGCACCGCCTGAACTGTTCTAGACCAGAATTGGACCGAAAcaaaactagtgctattagacctcgctgggagcaaattatcgtttcggtaggtgtttattacctcctcctttattgatttttcctGGAATAATTATTGTTCTCGTCTGTGTGTGCTAAGCGCatgacagaggtgatagtgtctggcatggaagcGTATATTCCtaactctttttctcaacctaaaccttctaaaccatGGTTTAACACACCCTTTACTCGTGTTATAcataatagatagagagagagagagagagagagagagagagagagagagagagagagagagagagagagagagagagagagagagagagagagagagagagagagagagagagagactgcccaCAAAAGTTACTTCCACCTTGCATCACATgcatcaaaaactcaattcctcaatctatcaacttgacCGACATAATCTTCCttacaactatcctctcttcttcagtggCACTCAGCTGTGCTCcttttctacactgaatatcttcaATCTGTCCTAAGCTGGAAACTTCACTTCTCACCTCTTACTGAAACAGCTTTTATGTAGCTAGGCGTTCTGAGGAGtcttcgccagtttttctctccccacgaactgctaactctgtacaagtgtctccatgtatggagtactttttgCATGTATGGGGTGTTCCTCTCACACAGTAGTATTAGATAGGTTGGAAAGAAAAGCTTCTCGTTGtatcaattcttcttttttttgctgactgtcttcagcctctttctcaccgtcgcAGTGCTGCATCTTTGCTATTTTTCTATAAGTGCTTTgttagacggccactgttcttaaTCTGTTAAGAGCGGTGTTCCTCTGTACAAGGGTATGTATCCCATGTACGGAGTACTCTTCGTACGTATGGGATGTTCCTCTCACACAGTTGTATTAAATAAAAACTTTTCAACCTAtcaatttctcttctcttactgactgtcttcagcctctttcttaccaccgcagtgttgcatcttttgctatcttctattgctatttttatgctaactgttcttttgatattgctaactgcatgcctcccgtctTCCCACGTTCTTGATGCACAAgactttattctttcatccctgttttatccacctctaaccagtactctcagtcactcATTACtaatctctggtaaactctggaactccctacttgcttctgcatttctatcttcctatgacttgatcaCATTtaaggagatttcaagacatttatacctttctttttgttagcTCGCTTGGGCCTGCTTGGGAACTGCAATTAtgtgggccattttttttctttttttactatttctgttGCCAATGGcaagctttcccctcttacaaaaaagaaaaaaactgcaaCCATAACACCAAACAATGCATGAAAATAATATTACAACACCTAGATATGTGCGTGGTCATAACAACATCAAAATTATCTTCCCCACATTTCAGGTATCAGCTGGGGTCGTTCTAATTCTAGCAGAACGTTTCGACatcaacaaggaggaggaccaggaacACGGGGACTGGATGAATACACTGGTTACTTGCATCATATTCATCGTCCTCATCATCAATGTCTTCGTGGCTAGCctgggtgtggatgtggccGACCCATTTCAGCCTCCATCTTACCCTGGGCTTGCATCATCCACTACTCTGTCTCCTCTTGATGTCTTTAAGGGTCCTAATTATGGTTAAAGTGCAAGAGTATTGGAAAATCATAAATATATCACTGAACGAAGCTTCGGTCTGAATCTGCTTGTTTTTCGAGTCATGTTC harbors:
- the LOC123509841 gene encoding ninjurin-1-like, which gives rise to MKRNMTIAKGFLDISLLSANANQLRNVIYYGDRESTVFYLILSGIILSLILQVSAGVVLILAERFDINKEEDQEHGDWMNTLVTCIIFIVLIINVFVASLGVDVADPFQPPSYPGLASSTTLSPLDVFKGPNYG